The proteins below come from a single Streptomyces sp. NBC_01276 genomic window:
- a CDS encoding SDR family oxidoreductase — protein sequence MSETKIALVTGANKGIGYEIATGLGALGYRVGVGARDEARLEAAVEKLRAAGVDAFGVPLEVTSDHSVTDAAGLIERQAGRLDVLVNNAGISGESGPGWVQDPTALDLDVVRTVVETNVLGVIRVTNAMLPLLRRSTSPRIVNVSSGVASLTRQADPNIEIGPIMAAYAPSKSYLNAITVQYARQFAGTDILINAACPGLVATDFTGFHGSRTPEQGAAIAIRLATLPDDGPTGSFFEDDGAIPW from the coding sequence GTGAGCGAAACGAAGATTGCGCTGGTTACCGGCGCGAACAAGGGAATCGGGTACGAGATCGCGACCGGTCTGGGTGCCCTCGGATACCGCGTGGGCGTGGGAGCCCGGGACGAGGCCCGGCTGGAGGCCGCCGTGGAGAAGCTGCGCGCCGCCGGGGTGGACGCGTTCGGGGTGCCGCTGGAGGTGACCAGCGACCACAGTGTCACCGATGCCGCGGGACTGATCGAACGGCAGGCCGGGCGCCTGGACGTCCTGGTCAACAACGCCGGGATCTCGGGAGAGTCCGGCCCGGGGTGGGTGCAGGACCCGACCGCGCTCGACCTCGACGTGGTCCGCACGGTCGTGGAGACCAACGTCCTCGGCGTCATCCGCGTGACCAACGCGATGCTGCCACTGCTGCGGCGCTCCACGTCGCCGCGCATCGTCAACGTCTCCAGCGGCGTCGCCTCCCTGACCCGGCAGGCGGACCCGAACATCGAGATCGGCCCCATCATGGCGGCCTACGCGCCGTCGAAGTCGTACCTCAACGCCATCACCGTGCAGTACGCCCGGCAGTTCGCCGGGACGGACATCCTGATCAACGCCGCCTGCCCGGGCCTGGTCGCGACCGACTTCACCGGCTTCCACGGATCCCGCACCCCCGAGCAGGGCGCAGCCATCGCGATCCGGCTCGCCACGCTTCCCGACGACGGCCCGACCGGTTCGTTCTTCGAAGACGACGGCGCCATCCCCTGGTGA
- a CDS encoding BlaI/MecI/CopY family transcriptional regulator, with protein MGDRNPERRAAGELEAGVPAALWAADGPLSPGRVQEMMGGSLARTTVTTVLSRLYEKGAVTRKRSGRGFVYVPTEDASGLTARRMHAELAKDRDRGAVLSRFVSQLSGEDERLLRALLDGEGDPA; from the coding sequence ATGGGCGACAGGAACCCGGAGCGGCGCGCCGCCGGCGAGCTGGAGGCCGGCGTGCCGGCGGCGCTCTGGGCGGCGGACGGCCCGCTGTCCCCGGGCCGGGTCCAGGAGATGATGGGCGGGTCCCTCGCCCGCACGACCGTGACGACGGTCCTGTCCCGCCTGTACGAGAAGGGCGCTGTGACCCGCAAGCGGTCCGGCCGCGGGTTCGTCTACGTTCCGACCGAGGACGCCTCCGGCCTCACCGCCCGGCGCATGCACGCCGAACTGGCGAAGGACCGGGACCGCGGGGCCGTACTGAGCCGCTTCGTCTCACAGCTGAGCGGCGAGGACGAGCGCCTGCTCCGCGCCCTGCTCGACGGGGAAGGGGACCCGGCGTGA
- a CDS encoding phosphatase PAP2 family protein, which translates to MSLLALDGPAVDGHLYTWITGLAQRAPGWLDGLVTAWSDYGLALFAVLMAAAWWRARAAADPARTATALAAPLVVVIAFLADTGIKSLFREQRPCRTLHAVTLEACPPLGDWSFPSNHAAIAAAAAAALWVTDRRLAAIALPAALLMAFSRVWVGAHYPHDAVIGLVVGAVVAWLLTRTARRATPLVQRLRSSPLRPLVAPR; encoded by the coding sequence TTGAGCCTGCTCGCCCTGGACGGCCCCGCCGTCGACGGACACCTGTACACCTGGATCACCGGCCTCGCCCAGCGGGCCCCCGGCTGGCTCGACGGGCTGGTCACCGCCTGGTCCGACTACGGCCTCGCCCTCTTCGCCGTACTGATGGCGGCCGCCTGGTGGCGCGCCCGGGCGGCGGCCGACCCGGCGAGGACCGCCACGGCGCTGGCAGCGCCCCTCGTCGTGGTCATCGCCTTCCTCGCCGACACCGGCATCAAATCGCTCTTCCGGGAGCAGCGGCCCTGCCGGACCCTGCACGCGGTCACGCTGGAGGCCTGCCCGCCCCTGGGTGACTGGTCGTTCCCCAGTAACCACGCCGCCATCGCCGCCGCGGCGGCCGCGGCCCTCTGGGTCACGGACCGCCGGCTCGCGGCGATCGCGCTGCCGGCCGCACTGCTGATGGCCTTCTCCCGGGTCTGGGTGGGCGCCCACTACCCCCACGACGCCGTCATCGGCCTGGTCGTCGGGGCGGTGGTCGCCTGGCTGCTGACCCGTACGGCCCGCCGCGCGACCCCCCTCGTACAGCGGCTGCGCAGCTCGCCGCTCAGGCCGCTGGTCGCCCCCCGGTGA
- a CDS encoding phosphatase PAP2 family protein, whose protein sequence is MRSATRWGLAAVLCAVLFAVLTALVAARHGSPYPLDESVHRWSVQHRPAAAVAFARAVTTTGTGPVPYLCAVTAGLVAGWGRGVRGRLLTAAGALGFLLLVQGMRYAVLYGVARPRPPVADRVTHASGFSFPSGHTTTSALVAGLLAWAVWRTASPAAARLGWVLLACWAVTVGLTRVYLGVHWPTDVLGGWLYALTWLAAAMAVDAGVGRGRA, encoded by the coding sequence GTGCGGAGCGCCACCCGCTGGGGCCTGGCCGCAGTGCTGTGCGCCGTCCTGTTCGCCGTGCTGACCGCTCTGGTCGCAGCCCGCCACGGCAGCCCGTACCCACTCGACGAGAGCGTGCACCGCTGGTCGGTACAGCACCGTCCTGCCGCCGCGGTCGCCTTCGCGCGAGCCGTCACCACGACCGGGACCGGCCCCGTCCCGTACTTGTGTGCCGTGACCGCGGGGCTCGTCGCGGGCTGGGGCCGGGGCGTCCGAGGCCGGCTGCTGACGGCCGCGGGCGCGCTCGGGTTCCTGCTCCTCGTCCAGGGCATGCGCTACGCCGTCCTGTACGGGGTGGCCCGGCCGCGTCCGCCCGTTGCCGACCGGGTGACGCACGCGTCCGGCTTCTCCTTCCCCTCCGGCCACACCACCACCTCGGCGCTCGTGGCCGGCCTGCTGGCCTGGGCGGTGTGGCGCACGGCCTCGCCCGCCGCCGCCCGGCTCGGCTGGGTCCTGCTCGCCTGCTGGGCCGTCACGGTCGGCCTGACCCGCGTCTACCTCGGCGTGCACTGGCCCACCGATGTCCTCGGCGGCTGGCTCTACGCCCTCACCTGGCTCGCCGCGGCCATGGCCGTGGACGCCGGGGTCGGACGGGGCCGGGCGTGA
- a CDS encoding methyltransferase domain-containing protein codes for MTVSDRYRASWDGFWEQSSGEPGEPFWDADPALTARRDLDHLAPYADHSLPVADLGCGNGTQTRFLATRFAGAVGVDLSAAAVAHARRADPDGAAAYEQLNLADPVQAGDLHERLGDTNVYMRAVLHQSDPEDRPAVAAAVARLVGAHGRALVLEPTGEAKDVIAAIAARPGGPSPKLRRVKEHDLRPGEVAEGEVAALLRAAGLTVLDEGTTALAMSETRPDGSPVELPARWFVAGRP; via the coding sequence ATGACCGTGTCCGACCGCTACCGCGCCTCTTGGGACGGCTTCTGGGAGCAGAGCTCCGGTGAACCGGGCGAACCCTTCTGGGACGCGGACCCGGCCCTGACGGCGCGGCGCGACCTCGACCACCTCGCCCCGTACGCCGACCACTCCCTCCCGGTCGCCGACCTCGGGTGCGGCAACGGCACCCAGACCCGTTTCCTCGCCACCCGCTTCGCCGGCGCCGTCGGAGTCGACCTCTCCGCCGCCGCCGTCGCCCACGCCCGCCGCGCCGACCCGGACGGCGCGGCCGCGTACGAACAGCTCAACCTCGCCGACCCGGTCCAGGCCGGCGACCTGCACGAGCGCCTCGGCGACACCAACGTCTACATGCGGGCCGTCCTGCACCAGAGCGACCCGGAGGACCGCCCCGCGGTGGCCGCCGCGGTCGCCCGGCTGGTCGGCGCGCACGGCCGCGCCCTCGTCCTGGAACCGACCGGCGAGGCCAAGGACGTCATCGCCGCCATCGCCGCCCGGCCCGGCGGCCCCTCGCCCAAGCTGCGCCGCGTCAAGGAACACGACCTGCGCCCCGGCGAGGTCGCCGAGGGCGAAGTCGCCGCCCTGCTGCGCGCAGCAGGCCTCACGGTCCTCGACGAGGGCACGACCGCCCTCGCCATGAGCGAGACCCGCCCCGACGGCTCGCCGGTGGAACTCCCGGCCCGCTGGTTCGTCGCCGGGCGCCCTTGA
- a CDS encoding VOC family protein has translation MLTNVMYVTLYVTDQDRALRFYTEQLGLEKRIDFPNPGGRFLTVGVPGSPVEILLWTHSAAAGQPAEPVPGATPGPVILESDDLRADFKVFRDRGVTFDQPEPEDYGFGVRIETADPDGNRISLRERSRAGNGNGNGNG, from the coding sequence ATGCTGACCAACGTCATGTACGTGACGCTCTACGTCACCGATCAGGACCGCGCGCTGAGGTTCTACACGGAGCAGCTGGGCCTGGAGAAGCGCATCGACTTCCCCAACCCCGGCGGGCGTTTCCTCACCGTGGGCGTCCCCGGCAGCCCCGTGGAGATCCTCCTGTGGACGCACAGTGCGGCGGCGGGGCAGCCGGCCGAGCCGGTACCGGGCGCCACGCCGGGCCCGGTCATCCTGGAGTCGGACGACCTGCGGGCGGACTTCAAGGTGTTCCGCGACCGTGGTGTGACCTTCGACCAGCCGGAGCCGGAGGACTACGGATTCGGCGTCCGCATCGAGACGGCGGACCCGGACGGCAACCGCATCTCACTGCGCGAGCGCAGCCGCGCAGGCAACGGCAACGGCAACGGCAACGGCTGA
- a CDS encoding glutaredoxin domain-containing protein, protein MMRAWILPMLLVLCGSVVATGLIAKGDPGTAAALLPGFLVLAGMNSPLIFPRSIGAREAQRRSAADGRPVVFWRPGCKYCIRLRIRLGRSARRLHWVDIWSDPAGAAAVRAANDGNETVPTVFVAGRPHTNPEPEWVREQLAPTV, encoded by the coding sequence ATGATGCGCGCTTGGATCCTGCCGATGCTGCTCGTGCTCTGCGGCTCAGTCGTCGCGACTGGCCTGATCGCCAAGGGGGACCCCGGCACGGCCGCAGCACTCCTGCCGGGGTTCCTGGTGCTCGCAGGCATGAACTCGCCCTTGATCTTCCCGAGGTCGATCGGTGCGCGGGAGGCGCAACGCCGCAGCGCCGCCGACGGCCGGCCGGTCGTCTTCTGGCGTCCGGGCTGCAAGTACTGCATACGACTGCGCATCCGGCTGGGCCGCAGCGCCCGCCGGCTGCACTGGGTCGACATCTGGAGCGACCCGGCGGGAGCCGCAGCGGTGAGGGCGGCCAACGACGGCAACGAGACCGTGCCGACGGTCTTCGTGGCGGGTCGGCCGCACACCAACCCCGAACCCGAATGGGTGCGGGAGCAGCTCGCCCCTACTGTGTGA
- a CDS encoding GH1 family beta-glucosidase, whose amino-acid sequence MKLDHLPTDFVWGASTASYQIEGATKEDGRGPSVWDTFTARSGTVRDGHTGDVACDHYHRYEEDLALMADAGLTGYRFSIAWPRIRPTGSGEVNLRGLDFYDRLVDGLLARGVEPVPTLFHWDLPQGLEDEGGWLNRDTAYRFAEYAAVVADRLGDRVQKWITLNEPFIHAVWGYGLGVHAPGRALFLDCLPVVHHQLLGHGLALRELRARGLHVMIANNCTPVWAASDAPADRAAAQAYDNLHNRLFNDPLLTGTYPDLSAYGADATLGGSVRDGDLDLISAPLDALGINYYNPTRIQAPTSEGLPFEEAPIEGYRRTAFDWPVVPDGLRELLVGLKERYPDLPPVYITENGCSVEDVVTADGTVPDLDRIDYLDSHLRAIDTAVAQGVDVRGYFTWTLMDNFEWAEGFHQRFGLVHVDHDTQVRTPKASFAWYRDLIRAQRG is encoded by the coding sequence ATGAAGCTGGACCATCTGCCGACGGACTTCGTCTGGGGTGCCTCGACGGCGTCCTACCAGATCGAGGGAGCCACCAAGGAAGACGGCCGCGGACCATCGGTCTGGGACACCTTCACCGCCCGCAGCGGTACGGTCCGCGACGGGCACACCGGTGACGTGGCCTGCGACCACTACCACCGGTACGAGGAGGACCTGGCGCTGATGGCCGACGCGGGCCTCACCGGCTACCGCTTCTCCATCGCCTGGCCCAGGATCCGGCCGACCGGCAGCGGCGAGGTCAACCTCCGGGGCCTGGACTTCTACGACCGGCTGGTCGACGGCCTGCTCGCACGCGGCGTCGAGCCCGTCCCGACACTGTTCCACTGGGACCTCCCGCAGGGCCTGGAGGACGAGGGCGGCTGGCTGAACCGCGACACCGCGTACCGCTTCGCCGAGTACGCGGCCGTCGTGGCCGACCGGCTGGGCGACCGCGTCCAGAAGTGGATCACGCTCAACGAGCCGTTCATCCACGCGGTCTGGGGCTACGGCCTCGGCGTCCACGCGCCGGGCCGCGCCCTGTTCCTGGACTGCCTGCCGGTCGTCCACCACCAACTGCTCGGCCACGGCCTCGCGCTGCGGGAGCTGCGGGCACGCGGCCTCCATGTGATGATCGCGAACAACTGCACCCCGGTCTGGGCCGCCTCGGACGCCCCCGCCGACCGGGCCGCCGCGCAGGCCTACGACAACCTCCACAACCGCCTGTTCAACGACCCGCTCCTCACGGGCACCTACCCCGACCTGTCCGCCTACGGCGCGGACGCCACCCTCGGCGGCTCCGTCCGGGACGGCGACCTCGACCTGATCTCGGCCCCGCTGGACGCGCTGGGCATCAACTACTACAACCCGACGCGGATCCAGGCCCCGACGTCCGAGGGCCTGCCGTTCGAAGAGGCTCCCATCGAGGGCTACCGCCGCACCGCCTTCGACTGGCCCGTGGTCCCCGACGGCCTACGGGAACTGCTCGTCGGCCTCAAGGAGCGCTACCCGGACCTCCCTCCGGTCTACATCACGGAGAACGGCTGTTCGGTCGAGGACGTGGTCACCGCCGACGGCACCGTCCCCGACCTCGACCGCATCGACTACCTGGACTCCCATCTCCGGGCCATCGACACCGCCGTGGCGCAGGGCGTGGACGTCCGCGGCTACTTCACCTGGACCCTGATGGACAACTTCGAATGGGCAGAGGGCTTCCATCAGCGCTTCGGTCTGGTCCACGTCGACCATGACACCCAGGTCCGCACCCCGAAGGCGTCCTTCGCCTGGTACCGCGACCTCATCCGCGCGCAGCGCGGCTGA
- a CDS encoding TetR family transcriptional regulator, with amino-acid sequence MNQDRNSGSLRRQPVQKRSAERFERLLDACAELLDEVGYAAVTTKEVARRAEVPIGTLYQFFSDREGLIGALAARNLEAFLERVAVRLEREKPDDVPGVVEVAVEEYVAMRRTVTGFGVVDFGAVGRDHTLDPALDNNTAVAGRLRSLIGSRSGVQDDAELGIAIRVALECADGVLRLAFRTDPQGDPQLIAECKRVLNSYLNDRVRSLATRREAH; translated from the coding sequence GTGAATCAAGATCGCAACTCGGGGTCGCTGCGCCGCCAGCCCGTGCAGAAGCGCAGCGCCGAACGTTTCGAACGGCTGCTGGACGCCTGCGCCGAACTCCTGGACGAGGTCGGCTACGCCGCTGTGACCACCAAGGAAGTGGCGCGCAGGGCCGAGGTGCCCATCGGCACCCTCTACCAGTTCTTCTCCGACCGGGAGGGGCTGATCGGCGCGCTCGCCGCCCGGAACCTGGAGGCCTTCCTGGAGCGGGTCGCGGTCCGGCTGGAGCGTGAGAAGCCGGATGACGTCCCGGGCGTCGTCGAGGTGGCCGTCGAGGAGTACGTCGCCATGCGCCGGACCGTCACCGGTTTCGGCGTGGTGGACTTCGGCGCGGTGGGCCGGGACCACACCCTCGATCCGGCCCTGGACAACAACACGGCGGTCGCCGGCCGGCTGCGCTCGCTGATCGGGTCCCGGTCCGGAGTCCAGGACGACGCCGAACTGGGGATCGCCATCCGGGTGGCCCTGGAATGCGCGGACGGCGTGCTGAGACTTGCCTTCCGTACCGATCCGCAGGGCGACCCCCAGCTGATCGCCGAGTGCAAACGAGTCCTCAACAGCTACCTGAACGATCGGGTCCGGTCGCTCGCGACACGTCGGGAAGCGCACTAG